Proteins encoded together in one Staphylococcus aureus window:
- a CDS encoding carbohydrate kinase, with product MSDSEKEILKRIKDNPFISQRELAEAIGLSRPSVANIISGLIQKEYVMGKAYVLNEDYPIVCIGAANVDRKFYVHKNLVAETSNPVTSTRSIGGVARNIAENLGRLGETVAFLSASGQDSEWEMIKRLSTPFMNLDHVQQFENASTGSYTALISKEGDMTYGLADMEVFDYITPEFLIKRSHLLKKAKCIIVDLNLGKEALNFLCAYTTKHQIKLVITTVSSPKMKNMPDSLHAIDWIITNKDETETYLNLKIESTDDLKIAAKRWNDLGVKNVIVTNGVKELIYRSGEEEIIKSVMPSNSVKDVTGAGDSFCAAVVYSWLNGMSTEDILIAGMVNAKKTIETKYTVRQNLDQQQLYHDMEDYKNGKFTKVY from the coding sequence ATGAGCGATTCTGAGAAAGAAATTTTAAAAAGAATTAAAGATAATCCGTTTATTTCACAACGTGAACTTGCTGAGGCAATTGGATTATCTAGACCCAGCGTAGCAAACATTATTTCAGGATTAATACAAAAGGAATATGTTATGGGAAAGGCATATGTTTTAAATGAAGATTATCCTATTGTTTGTATTGGCGCAGCGAATGTAGATCGTAAGTTTTATGTGCATAAAAATTTAGTTGCAGAAACATCAAATCCTGTAACGTCAACACGCTCTATTGGTGGCGTAGCAAGAAATATTGCTGAGAACTTAGGTAGGCTTGGCGAAACGGTCGCTTTTTTATCTGCTAGTGGACAAGATAGTGAATGGGAAATGATTAAACGATTGTCCACACCATTTATGAATTTGGATCATGTTCAACAATTTGAAAATGCGAGTACAGGTTCATATACAGCTTTAATTAGTAAAGAAGGCGACATGACATATGGCTTAGCAGATATGGAAGTGTTTGACTACATTACGCCTGAATTTTTAATTAAGCGTTCACACTTATTGAAAAAGGCTAAGTGCATTATTGTAGATTTGAATTTAGGCAAAGAGGCATTAAACTTCTTATGTGCCTATACCACGAAACATCAAATCAAATTAGTTATCACCACGGTTTCTTCCCCAAAAATGAAAAATATGCCTGATTCATTACATGCTATTGATTGGATTATCACGAATAAAGATGAAACAGAAACATACTTAAATTTAAAAATAGAATCTACTGATGATTTAAAAATAGCTGCTAAACGCTGGAATGATTTAGGTGTTAAAAATGTTATTGTGACAAATGGCGTGAAAGAACTCATTTATCGAAGTGGTGAGGAAGAAATCATTAAGTCAGTTATGCCATCAAATAGTGTGAAAGATGTTACAGGTGCAGGCGATTCATTCTGTGCTGCAGTAGTGTATAGCTGGTTAAATGGGATGTCTACTGAAGATATATTAATTGCTGGTATGGTTAACGCAAAGAAAACGATAGAAACGAAATATACAGTTAGGCAAAACCTAGATCAACAGCAACTTTATCACGATATGGAGGATTATAAAAATGGCAAATTTACAAAAGTATATTGA
- a CDS encoding ABC transporter ATP-binding protein, giving the protein MLKFENVTKSFKDGNRNIEAVKDTNFEINKGDIIALVGPSGSGKSTFLTMAGALQTPTSGHILINNQDITTMKQKALAKVRMSEIGFILQATNLVPFLTVKQQFTLLKKKNKNVMSNEDYQQLMSQLGLTSLLNKLPSEISGGQKQRVAIAKALYTNPSIILADEPTAALDTENAIEVIKILRDQAKQRKKACIIVTHDERLKAYCDRSYHMKDGVLNLENETVE; this is encoded by the coding sequence ATGTTGAAATTTGAAAATGTAACAAAGTCATTTAAAGATGGGAATCGTAACATTGAAGCGGTTAAAGATACAAATTTTGAGATAAATAAAGGTGATATTATAGCATTGGTTGGACCTTCTGGCTCTGGTAAAAGTACATTTCTAACTATGGCAGGTGCTTTACAAACACCGACATCTGGGCACATTTTAATCAATAACCAAGATATTACGACAATGAAGCAAAAAGCATTGGCAAAAGTTAGAATGTCTGAAATAGGTTTTATTTTACAAGCTACAAACCTTGTACCATTTTTAACGGTAAAGCAACAATTTACATTATTGAAAAAGAAAAATAAGAATGTTATGTCTAATGAAGACTATCAGCAACTTATGTCACAATTAGGTCTAACTTCATTGCTTAATAAGTTACCTTCAGAAATTTCAGGTGGTCAGAAACAACGTGTGGCGATAGCCAAAGCGTTATATACGAATCCGTCGATTATTTTAGCGGATGAACCTACCGCGGCGTTAGATACTGAAAATGCGATTGAAGTCATTAAAATTCTACGTGATCAAGCCAAACAAAGAAAGAAAGCATGTATTATTGTTACACATGATGAACGACTTAAAGCATATTGTGATCGTTCATATCATATGAAAGATGGCGTCCTTAATCTTGAAAATGAAACAGTAGAATAG
- a CDS encoding PTS sugar transporter subunit IIC, protein MIFTLFTYKAPNGMRAMGALANAAIATFLVEAFNKYVGGEVFGIKFLEELGDAAGGLGGVAAAGLTALAIGVSPVYALVIAAACGGMDLLPGFFAGYMIGYVMKYTEKYVPDGVDLIGSIVILAPLARLIAVLLTPVVNSTLIRIGDIIQSSTNTNPIIMGIILGGIITVVGTAPLSSMALTALLGLTGVPMAIGAMAAFSSAFMNGTLFHRLKLGDRKSTIAVSIEPLSQADIVSANPIPIYITNFFGGAIAGLIIAMSGLINDATGTATPIAGFLVMFGFNHPTTIVIYGVVMAIVGALAGYLGSIVFKKYPIVTKQDMINRGAVDA, encoded by the coding sequence GTGATTTTTACATTATTTACATATAAAGCGCCTAATGGTATGCGTGCCATGGGAGCATTAGCTAATGCAGCAATCGCAACATTTTTAGTGGAAGCATTTAATAAATATGTTGGTGGCGAAGTATTCGGTATTAAATTTTTAGAAGAGCTAGGAGACGCTGCGGGAGGTCTAGGTGGTGTCGCTGCCGCTGGATTAACAGCATTAGCTATCGGTGTGTCACCAGTATATGCATTAGTTATAGCAGCCGCGTGCGGTGGTATGGATTTATTACCAGGTTTCTTTGCGGGTTATATGATTGGATATGTGATGAAATATACAGAGAAATATGTGCCGGATGGTGTCGACTTAATTGGATCGATTGTCATCTTAGCGCCATTAGCTCGTCTTATTGCAGTATTATTAACGCCAGTAGTGAATAGTACATTGATTCGAATTGGTGATATTATCCAAAGTAGTACGAATACGAATCCAATTATCATGGGTATCATTTTAGGTGGTATTATTACGGTTGTCGGCACAGCGCCATTGAGTTCAATGGCATTGACAGCATTATTAGGTTTAACGGGTGTACCTATGGCTATTGGTGCCATGGCAGCATTTAGTTCGGCATTTATGAATGGGACGCTATTCCATCGCTTAAAATTAGGTGATCGTAAGTCTACGATTGCAGTAAGTATTGAACCTTTATCACAAGCAGATATTGTATCAGCCAATCCAATTCCAATCTATATTACAAATTTCTTTGGTGGTGCGATTGCTGGTTTAATTATTGCTATGTCAGGTTTAATTAACGATGCGACAGGTACAGCTACACCGATTGCAGGATTTTTAGTTATGTTTGGATTTAATCATCCGACGACAATTGTGATTTATGGTGTAGTAATGGCGATTGTAGGTGCGCTTGCAGGTTATCTTGGTTCAATTGTATTTAAAAAATATCCAATTGTTACTAAGCAAGACATGATTAATCGAGGTGCAGTAGACGCATAG
- a CDS encoding pseudouridine-5'-phosphate glycosidase, producing the protein MANLQKYIEYSREVQQARENNQPIVALESTIISHGMPYPQNVEMATTVEQIIRNNGAIPATIAIIDGKIKIGLESEDLEILATSKDVAKVSRRDLAEVIAMKCVGATTVATTMICAAMAGIQFFVTGGIGGVHKGAEHTMDISADLEELSKTNVTVICAGAKSILDLPKTMEYLETKGVPVIGYQTNELPAFFTRESGVKLTSSVETPERLADIHLTKQQLNLEGGIVVANPIPYEHALSKAYIEAIINEAVVEAENQGIKGKDATPFLLGKIVEKTNGKSLAANIKLVENNAALGAKIAVAVNKLL; encoded by the coding sequence ATGGCAAATTTACAAAAGTATATTGAGTATTCTCGAGAAGTTCAGCAAGCACGGGAGAACAATCAACCGATTGTAGCATTAGAATCAACAATTATTTCGCATGGTATGCCGTACCCACAAAATGTTGAAATGGCAACAACAGTAGAGCAAATTATCAGGAATAATGGTGCCATTCCAGCAACCATAGCCATTATAGATGGCAAAATTAAAATTGGTTTAGAAAGCGAAGATTTAGAAATACTGGCAACTAGTAAAGACGTTGCTAAAGTATCTAGAAGGGATTTAGCAGAAGTTATTGCGATGAAGTGTGTTGGTGCTACTACTGTAGCGACGACGATGATATGTGCTGCAATGGCTGGTATTCAATTTTTTGTTACAGGAGGTATTGGGGGCGTCCATAAAGGTGCAGAACATACGATGGACATTTCAGCAGACTTAGAAGAACTGTCTAAAACAAATGTCACTGTTATCTGTGCAGGTGCCAAATCAATTTTAGACTTACCTAAGACGATGGAGTATTTAGAAACAAAAGGCGTTCCAGTTATTGGATATCAAACGAATGAATTGCCAGCATTCTTCACTCGCGAAAGCGGTGTTAAGTTAACAAGTTCGGTTGAAACGCCAGAACGACTTGCTGACATTCATTTAACAAAACAGCAGTTAAATCTTGAAGGTGGCATTGTTGTTGCTAATCCAATTCCATATGAGCATGCCTTATCAAAAGCATATATTGAGGCAATCATAAATGAAGCTGTTGTTGAAGCGGAAAATCAAGGTATTAAAGGTAAGGACGCCACACCGTTCTTGTTAGGGAAAATTGTAGAAAAAACGAATGGTAAAAGTTTAGCAGCAAATATAAAACTTGTTGAAAACAATGCGGCGTTGGGTGCTAAAATTGCTGTCGCTGTTAATAAATTATTGTAG